The proteins below come from a single Oncorhynchus keta strain PuntledgeMale-10-30-2019 chromosome 1, Oket_V2, whole genome shotgun sequence genomic window:
- the LOC118386812 gene encoding BLOC-2 complex member HPS3-like isoform X4 produces MVHVYNCHPFASQQIVPTEQEPGLVCCGGGALFVVSAGGCKIEAFQLGEEGCPLICRFATMGTVQSILHSEIGDYLVTIEEKNNAPYLRAYTNWRYQAAEKTRVGVRLLGHFLRGSSMRGAPKEQMEIIEIPLFERPLCVACCGVTGDLLVGCPKSLVLFSLKRQALNDKLSILDFERCLIIHLPGLSPQQVAICAGYIALQTELEVLVVKLERLPGAAFTQKSADKKPQDHSLVPQDTITGAEHDNETEGRREGLAGHRDHDDFFIFPKHQELLGDRAKDCGVKISLEWTGMESEARGNLIITYILYRRFAPDFFQDCSVEETHLHSLQFHPVFTSNQEVCVEGGRGVEPTCLFCFFSLPKTGYLYSVRGGVQMVSAYQYPEKAQQAVLTDLFLHIITKNALQCFSVRCAAVAARAEDPYIDTTMKACPPITMELCALRIQLFIGLKALCHYRHHIVLLTTADVETREDTERTARRVMNRKSPFTKPQNPSEMGHGWNLYVVNTVPPLQLYNEMVEYSKTYEETNPLSHSSLHLLSEAHLLLRAMLLDPRVGNPVERPQTTGQNLAQALGYNTTRTADRQELQQAFQESCAQLGDCFSRFDKRDCHLALPYYKMSGLSLTEVISRNRGLSNSLCGYGKGFLFFLKHSLYEETLELLTEETANEVLDIFGVAEPSQLPHVIASPSMARASPDCGLAHLERLESIGAPSVPLTLSKAALALRMADLQLYRQHMDRHTEMLQVYGFIEEAKLLLHGRGDTVVPTLLARHLRDNQDGLLVAAMVALHENDKVKLDEADLFFQELCGDVSGPQGGPQLLVDFWEALLMASSQEAVIQELLFRLTTVYIDRVTRRDGRGFRPLKSADDLINWCSHYGVLYPWVSILTPAHVNIIPEDLHKLQSLLCGPTLDVSSILPLLEQLPDEDNAGLSVHVLCATKLGHYESSIERLLDRCPQAIIPYANHELQNNSMALWWQKLFPELCERTRATQGENTILLAALKETLVVVAMELNPLEFLDLLPDDGTVHFFLPHLLECSQRNLMM; encoded by the exons ATGGTTCACGTATACAACTGCCACCCCTTCGCGTCCCAGCAAATCGTGCCAACCGAGCAGGAACCGGGGTTGGTGTGCTGTGGCGGGGGTGCCCTATTCGTGGTGTCCGCTGGAGGATGCAAGATCGAGGCTTTTCAACTGGGAGAAGAGGGGTGTCCTCTCATCTGCCGCTTCGCCACTATGGGGACTGTGCAGAGCATCCTACACAGTGAGATAG gGGACTACCTGGTGACCATCGAGGAGAAGAACAACGCCCCCTACCTACGCGCCTACACCAACTGGCGCTACCAGGCGGCTGAGAAGACCCGCGTTGGCGTGCGTCTGCTCGGTCATTTCCTGCGCGGCTCGTCCATGCGCGGGGCTCCCAAGGAGCAGATGGAGATCATTGAGATTCCACTGTTTGAGCGTCCGCTGTGTGTGGCGTGCTGTGGGGTGACTGGAGACCTGCTGGTGGGGTGTCCTAAGAGCCTGGTGCTGTTCAGTCTAAAGAGACAGGCCCTCAACGACAAGCTCTCCATCCTGGACTTTGAGCGCTGTCTGATCATCCACCTCCCGGGACTGTCGCCCCAACAG GTGGCGATCTGTGCAGGGTACATTGCCCTGCAGACAGAGCTGGAGGTGCTGGTGGTCAAACTGGAGAGACTTCCTGGTGCTGCTTTTACCCAGAAGTCAGCTGACAAGAAGCCCCAGGACCACAGTCTGGTCCCCCAAGATACGATCACTGGAGCAGAACACGACAATGAGACGG aggggagaagagagggtctGGCTGGTCACCGTGACCATGATGACTTCTTCATTTTCCCCAAGCACCAAGAGCTCCTGGGGGACAGGGCTAAGGACTGTGGGGTCAAGATCTCTCTGGAGTGGACAGGCATGGAGAGTGAGGCCAGGGGCAACCTCATCATCACCTATATTTTATAcag GCGTTTTGCTCCAGACTTCTtccaggactgtagtgttgaggaGACCCACCTGCACTCCCTGCAGTTTCACCCAGTGTTCACCA GCAACCAGGAAGTATGTgtggaggggggtagaggggtggagccGACGTGTTTGTTCTGTTTCTTCTCGCTGCCCAAGACGGGCTATTTGTACAGCGTGAGGGGCGGGGTTCAGATGGTCTCAGCCTATCAGTATCCAGAGAAGGCCCAGCAGGCCGTCCTCACTGACCTCTTCCTCCACATCATCACAAA GAATGCTCTCCAGTGCTTCTCAGTGAGGTGTGCAGCAGTGGCAGCCAGAGCTGAGGACCCTTACATCGATACCACTATGAAG gcctgTCCTCCCATCACCATGGAGTTGTGTGCTCTGCGTATTCAGCTGTTCATTGGTCTGAAGGCTCTGTGTCACTACCGACACCACATCGTCCTGCTGACCACTGCAGATGTGGAGACcagggaggacacagagaggacCGCACGCAGAGTCAT GAACAGGAAGTCACCCTTCACCAAGCCCCAGAATCCCAGTGAGATGGGTCACGGCTGGAACCTGTACGTGGTCAACACCGTCCCCCCGCTCCAGCTCTACAACGAGATG GTGGAGTACAGTAAGACGTATGAGGAGACCAACCCTCTGTCTCACAGCAGTCTGCACCTGCTCAGTGAAGCCCACCTCCTCCTGAGAGCCATGCTCCTAGACCCCCGGGTTGGAAACCCTGTAGAACGGCCTCAGACCACTGGTCAGAACCTAGCCCAGGCCCTGGGATATAATACAACCCGCaccgcagacagacaggagttgCAGCAGGCCTTCCAGGAGAGCTGCGCCCAGTTAGGAGACTGCTTCAGCAG GTTTGATAAGCGAGACTGCCACCTGGCCTTGCCCTACTATAAGATGTCAGGCCTGTCTCTGACAGAGgtgatctccaggaacaggggtcTGTCTAACAGCCTCTGTGGCTACGGGAAGggcttcctcttcttcctcaaaCACTCCCTCTATGAGGAGACCCTGGAGCTGCTCACTGAG gagaCGGCCAACGAGGTGCTGGATATCTTCGGTGTGGCCGAGCCGTCCCAGCTTCCCCATGTTATAGCCAGCCCTTCCATGGCCAGAGCCAGCCCTGACTGTGGCCTGGCCCACCTAGAGCGGCTGGAGTCCATCGGAGCCCCCTCCGTACCCCTCACCCTGTCCAAGGCTGCCCTGGCCCTGCGCATGGCAGACCTGCAGCTCTACAGGCAACACATGGACCGACACACAGAG ATGCTGCAGGTGTATGGGTTCATCGAGGAAGCCAAGCTGCTGCTGCATGGCAGAGGGGACACGGTGGTACCTACTCTCCTGGCTCGTCACCTCAGGGACAACCAGGACGGCCTGCTGGTGGCAGCCATGGTCGCGCTGCACGAGAACGACAAGGTCAAACTGGACGAGGCTGACCTCTTCTTCCAG gAGCTGTGTGGGGATGTGTCAGGGCCCCAGGGAGGCCCTCAGCTGCTGGTTGACTTCTGGGAAGCCTTGCTGATGGCCTCGTCACAGGAAGCCGTCATCCAGGAGCTGCTGTTCCGCCTCACCACTGTCTACATCGATCGCGTCACACGCCGAGACGGCCGCGGATTCAGACCGCTCAAGAGCGCAGACGACCTg ATTAACTGGTGTTCTCACTATGGCGTGTTGTACCCCTGGGTCAGCATCCTGACTCCAGCTCACGTCAACATCATTCCAGAGGACCTCCACAAACTACAG TCCCTGCTGTGCGGTCCCACCCTGGACGTGTCATCCATCCTGCCCCTGTTGGAGCAGCTGCCTGACGAGGACAACGCCGGGCTCAGTGTGCACGTGCTCTGTGCCACCAAGCTGGGTCACTACGAGAGCTCCATCGAGAGGTTGCTAGACCGCTGTCCTCAGGCCATCATCCCTTATGCTAATCATGAGCTGCAGAACAACAGCATG gctctgtggtggcagaagctgttccCTGAGCTGTGTGAGAGAACcagagcaacacagggagagaacacCATTCTGCTGGCTGCACTCAAAG AAACGCTGGTGGTGGTTGCCATGGAGCTGAACCCCCTGGAGTTCCTGGACCTGTTGCCTGACGACGGGACGGTCCACTTCTTCCTGCCTCACCTTCTGGAGTGCAGCCAGAGAAACCTCATGATGTGA